The following coding sequences lie in one Crassostrea angulata isolate pt1a10 chromosome 10, ASM2561291v2, whole genome shotgun sequence genomic window:
- the LOC128168034 gene encoding chromobox protein homolog 8-like, which yields MDVKEMGERVFAAERLLKKRIRKARVEYFVKWKGWSHKFNTWEPEENILDHRLTEAFNSGLDKETLPKKRGPKPKKRKPEETQKDSSEMDTTTDEEEDDETTSTENSDSETEDELFHSQKDEHSKSILSKDSSGEDKSRSRGGERSDKNHDMDDDESNNIFDTPGLKRSDSPSPPVLTPIRRSYRRRPSGRGPGRPPLNRPSVSSNDGSGPPSLRVVIRGRGRGRGRGRGHAEPRLRGRGRGRGTGKVGRPRGSGKVGRPRGRASIHSFRRRPRLNILTGLPDDRFLQDRLKKIKLKALGMSAKQSVATKNKQKDKKKTLMGVNVVENHKRDNIKMCVPKMEDDKEYWCPSPAVTKNLDHVMITDVAADDSMITIRESTSEVGFFKNREENTEMPGT from the exons ATGGATGTAAAAGAAATGGGAGAACGTGTATTTGCTGCAGAACGTTTGCTCAAGAAAAGGATTCGAAAG GCGCGTGTTGAATATTTTGTAAAGTGGAAGGGGTGGTCACACAA GTTCAATACATGGGAACCAGAGGAAAACATTCTCGATCATCGCCTCACCGAGGCGTTCAATTCTGG GCTAGATAAGGAAACTCTGCCTAAAAAACGGGGACCAAAACCGAAGAAGCGGAAACCAGAG GAAACCCAAAAAGACTCTTCAGAGATGGACACAACGACAGATGAGGAGGAAGACGACGAGACGACCAGTACGGAAAATTCCGACTCCGAGACGGAGGACGAACTGTTTCATTCCCAGAAAGACGAACATTCCAAGAGTATTCTCTCAAAAGACTCGAGTGGTGAGGATAAGTCCAGATCGAGAGGTGGAGAACGCTCCGACAAAAATCACGACATGGATGACGATGAATCGAACAATATTTTTGACACCCCCGGATTGAAACGATCCGACTCGCCGTCACCCCCCGTGTTGACCCCCATTCGACGATCGTACCGACGAAGACCAAGTGGGAGAGGCCCGGGTCGGCCGCCCCTTAACCGGCCCTCTGTATCATCAAATGATGGCAGTGGTCCCCCGTCTCTTCGCGTGGTGATCAGAGGTAGGGGTCGAGGAAGAGGACGTGGCAGGGGGCATGCAGAGCCTCGACTTCGGGGTCGTGGGAGAGGAAGAGGTACTGGAAAAGTAGGCCGTCCCCGGGGAAGTGGAAAGGTGGGCCGCCCCAGGGGTCGCGCATCAATACACTCATTTCGGCGCAGGCCCCGACTAAACATTTTGACCGGGCTTCCAGACGATCGTTTCCTTCAGGACAGACTGAAGAAGATCAAACTGAAAGCGCTCGGAATGAGCGCCAAACAAAGTGTGGCCACCAAAAATAAACAGAAAGACAAAAAGAAAACCCTGATGGGAGTGAATGTGGTTGAAAATCACAAAAGAGATAATATAAAAATGTGTGTGCCAAAGATGGAAGACGACAAGGAATACTGGTGTCCGTCTCCCGCGGTTACCAAGAACTTAGATCACGTGATGATCACTGACGTGGCTGCAGACGACAGCATGATAACCATCAGAGAATCAACTTCGGAGGttggatttttcaaaaatcggGAGGAAAATACAGAGATGCCGGGAACATAA